A stretch of the Sphingobacterium thalpophilum genome encodes the following:
- a CDS encoding DUF6266 family protein: MARVKNGVNGAPSGKVGAVVFCKWKGINYVRSLPKVKKRRKLSDSEVKNRSKFGFAQNFLSPYKKFFRLGFHHYGENMTAFNAAMSYHLEHAVKVDENGPFMDYGKFAISRGLEEAITAATVEIVDEKLHIRWQLKNRDELFQRELTDFKVIFLLLPETSMFYADSIFLGNNIIDLEETVVLPKVNSPCTFHLYLGFVATDGSNRSMNSVYLGHINVDKE, from the coding sequence ATGGCGCGTGTAAAAAATGGAGTTAACGGTGCGCCTTCCGGTAAGGTCGGTGCGGTAGTATTTTGTAAATGGAAAGGAATCAATTATGTCAGGTCTTTGCCAAAAGTAAAAAAAAGAAGAAAATTGTCCGATAGCGAAGTGAAGAACAGGAGCAAATTTGGTTTTGCGCAAAATTTTCTGAGTCCTTATAAGAAGTTCTTCCGTCTAGGATTTCATCATTACGGTGAGAATATGACGGCATTTAATGCGGCAATGTCCTATCATCTTGAACATGCTGTCAAGGTGGACGAAAATGGCCCGTTTATGGATTACGGGAAGTTCGCGATCAGCAGGGGATTGGAAGAGGCTATTACAGCAGCAACAGTCGAGATAGTGGACGAAAAGCTTCACATCAGATGGCAGCTTAAAAACCGCGATGAACTGTTTCAACGTGAGCTGACAGACTTCAAGGTCATATTTTTATTGCTTCCAGAAACTTCGATGTTTTATGCCGATTCAATATTTCTGGGAAATAATATCATTGACCTAGAAGAAACGGTCGTGTTACCCAAGGTCAATAGCCCATGTACTTTTCATCTCTATTTGGGTTTCGTCGCGACTGACGGCAGCAACCGGAGTATGAACAGCGTATATTTAGGCCATATCAACGTAGATAAAGAATAG
- a CDS encoding SusC/RagA family TonB-linked outer membrane protein, translating to MKHKLLSLFVGSMILTSVAFAQEKKVSGRVTGADGKPLAGVTIAVQGSNVATQTDANGNYSLSVPTGKVIVFRSVGYADKTLIVKEGQSAFNVSLDSSDNALEEVVVTAMGIKREEKSLGYSTSTIKSDDLTKARETNIINSLAGKMTGVRVTSQSGTVGGSSKIVIRGVNSFEGNSPLWVIDGTPISDNTASGGTTARNIDFGNRVGDISSDDIESMTVLKGAAATALYGSRAKDGAIIVTTKKGSLNSRGIVSFNSSVRFDSPLVLPEFQNEYAQGTFNTKTKEYDYSLKYSNGWGPKIAGQTVKDFLGRDVQLAAKPNNVKDFFNTGHSYINNVSFSGGTDKSDYRLGLTSTNESGIIPENKLDRYNLSVNTGTQFSDKVSSRFSGNYTRVSSDGRPAQSSNNLNIITSAVYGVPRVVDMNDLRNNYKDPVTGEQIFMTTGRDGNNPYWILNYNKNSNVVDRFFGTYNLSYKPVDWITISDNLGGDIYREKRTSVVKKGTAGTMNGAFNNSELFYRQINNDLMVTLTQDHLLDDFKFNLILGHNINDLQSESTTVDATNLTIDELWNYPNAASKTPTRGFSKRRLIGVYGDFGINYKDYLFLNVTGRNDWTSTLPVENRSYFYPSISGSFVFSDALGNNKPDWLSYGKIRSSWAQVGSDLPAFQLDYQYSPVSTVFMQYVGGSTTVFPFGPISTAFTGPRILPNYELKPQRQNSFDFGTELKFFKNRIGLDFNFYNNETKNQLIPIDVAISTGYFAKYVNVGLVRNRGVEIGLNLVPVKTEDFTWGLDFNFSKNNQKVVELAPNLEQYSLASGWSNLQIKAEKGQSFGIYGIDFLKDEATGKYLIDSESGLRIPDDKSTRLGNIYPDWMLGINTNFSYKSFSVSGLVDIRQGGKFYSGTVSNLRTSGLAVETGGDRSIPIILDGLVDKNGTLVQNDVPVQSAQMYYQSNYDAGNTVSNVFDASYIKLREIRVSYALPKSVLSGQKVIKAAEFGVEGRNLWLIKSKVPHVDPESNFFGAGSVGEGVEFNSIPSTRSFGFNIRMTF from the coding sequence ATGAAACACAAATTACTCAGTCTTTTCGTGGGTAGTATGATCCTGACTTCTGTTGCATTCGCGCAGGAAAAAAAAGTGAGTGGTCGTGTTACCGGTGCCGATGGTAAACCGTTGGCGGGTGTGACGATTGCTGTTCAAGGATCTAACGTTGCCACGCAAACAGATGCGAATGGTAACTATTCGCTATCTGTACCAACAGGAAAAGTTATCGTGTTCCGCTCAGTCGGTTATGCGGACAAAACCCTAATTGTAAAAGAAGGACAATCTGCTTTTAATGTATCCTTAGATAGTTCCGACAATGCATTAGAGGAAGTTGTGGTGACAGCAATGGGCATTAAAAGGGAAGAAAAATCGTTAGGTTATAGTACATCAACGATTAAATCTGATGATTTGACTAAAGCCCGAGAAACAAATATTATTAACTCATTGGCAGGAAAAATGACTGGTGTAAGGGTAACCTCTCAGTCAGGTACTGTTGGTGGATCGAGCAAAATTGTTATTCGAGGGGTGAATTCGTTTGAAGGAAATAGTCCGCTATGGGTTATAGACGGCACGCCTATCAGTGACAATACGGCATCGGGTGGGACTACAGCAAGGAATATTGATTTTGGGAATCGTGTAGGTGATATCAGTTCCGACGATATTGAATCAATGACGGTTTTAAAGGGGGCCGCTGCAACGGCTTTGTATGGTTCTCGTGCTAAGGATGGTGCTATTATTGTGACGACTAAAAAAGGGTCTTTAAACTCAAGGGGTATCGTTTCATTTAATTCCTCGGTGCGCTTTGATTCTCCATTAGTTTTACCTGAGTTTCAAAATGAATACGCTCAAGGAACTTTCAATACTAAAACAAAAGAATATGATTATAGTCTTAAATATTCCAATGGTTGGGGACCGAAAATAGCGGGTCAAACAGTAAAAGATTTTTTAGGAAGAGATGTCCAATTAGCAGCAAAACCCAATAATGTTAAAGATTTCTTTAATACAGGTCATTCTTACATAAACAATGTTAGTTTTTCAGGTGGTACGGATAAATCTGATTATCGCCTGGGTCTAACTAGTACTAACGAATCAGGAATAATACCTGAAAATAAGTTAGACCGTTATAATTTAAGCGTTAATACAGGTACTCAATTTTCTGATAAAGTATCGTCGAGATTTTCAGGTAACTATACAAGAGTTAGTTCAGATGGTAGGCCTGCTCAGAGTTCAAATAATTTAAATATTATTACTAGCGCAGTATATGGGGTACCACGAGTGGTCGATATGAATGATTTGAGAAATAATTATAAAGATCCCGTAACTGGGGAGCAGATATTCATGACGACAGGTAGAGATGGTAATAATCCTTATTGGATTTTAAATTATAATAAGAATAGTAATGTTGTCGACCGTTTTTTTGGTACTTATAATTTAAGCTACAAACCGGTGGACTGGATTACTATTTCTGATAACTTGGGGGGAGATATTTATAGAGAAAAACGTACAAGCGTAGTAAAAAAGGGAACTGCTGGTACAATGAATGGAGCCTTTAATAATTCCGAGTTATTTTATAGGCAAATCAATAATGATTTGATGGTTACCCTTACGCAGGACCATCTTCTCGACGATTTTAAATTTAATTTAATTTTAGGGCATAATATTAACGACTTACAATCTGAGTCGACAACTGTTGATGCAACAAACTTAACCATCGACGAATTATGGAATTATCCCAATGCAGCCTCAAAAACTCCTACTAGAGGTTTTTCTAAACGTCGATTGATAGGTGTATATGGGGATTTCGGAATCAATTATAAAGATTATTTGTTCTTGAATGTCACAGGAAGAAACGACTGGACTTCTACGTTACCTGTTGAAAATAGATCTTATTTCTACCCTTCAATAAGTGGTTCATTTGTATTTTCAGATGCTCTCGGAAATAATAAACCAGATTGGCTAAGCTATGGTAAAATAAGGTCTAGCTGGGCACAAGTAGGAAGTGATTTGCCAGCTTTTCAATTAGATTATCAATATAGTCCTGTATCGACAGTCTTTATGCAATATGTTGGTGGCAGTACTACGGTCTTTCCATTTGGCCCCATATCTACGGCTTTTACTGGACCAAGAATATTGCCTAACTATGAATTGAAGCCTCAACGTCAGAACTCTTTCGATTTTGGAACCGAGTTGAAATTTTTTAAAAATAGAATCGGCCTAGACTTTAATTTTTATAACAATGAGACAAAAAACCAGCTTATACCTATTGACGTAGCAATATCTACCGGATATTTTGCTAAATATGTAAATGTTGGATTGGTTAGAAATCGAGGTGTCGAAATAGGATTAAATCTTGTCCCTGTCAAAACAGAAGATTTTACATGGGGTTTAGACTTTAATTTTTCTAAAAATAATCAAAAGGTTGTGGAATTGGCACCTAATCTAGAGCAATATAGTTTGGCGTCTGGTTGGAGCAATCTTCAGATCAAAGCAGAAAAAGGACAGTCTTTCGGCATTTATGGAATAGATTTCCTAAAAGATGAGGCTACTGGGAAATACCTAATTGATTCGGAAAGCGGGTTGAGAATCCCTGATGATAAGAGTACAAGATTAGGTAATATTTATCCAGATTGGATGTTAGGAATTAATACTAATTTTAGTTATAAATCATTTTCGGTTAGTGGCTTGGTAGATATTCGTCAAGGAGGGAAATTTTATTCAGGCACGGTGTCAAATTTGAGAACTAGCGGTTTGGCTGTTGAAACTGGTGGAGATAGATCTATCCCAATTATTCTGGATGGGTTGGTAGATAAGAATGGTACATTAGTGCAGAACGATGTCCCAGTGCAGTCTGCACAGATGTATTATCAATCTAATTATGATGCAGGTAATACGGTTTCAAATGTTTTTGATGCGTCCTATATAAAACTTCGAGAGATTAGGGTATCTTATGCTTTGCCAAAATCTGTACTGTCCGGACAAAAAGTGATTAAGGCAGCTGAGTTTGGTGTGGAAGGAAGAAATTTATGGTTGATTAAAAGTAAAGTTCCTCATGTTGATCCCGAATCTAACTTCTTTGGAGCAGGATCCGTGGGAGAAGGGGTCGAATTTAATAGTATTCCTTCGACTAGATCTTTTGGCTTTAATATTCGTATGACATTCTAA
- a CDS encoding SusD/RagB family nutrient-binding outer membrane lipoprotein translates to MKSNKIKILSILLGAGLLLTTSSCSKYLDINTSPLTATKVEPKLLFGYAVTAWDANKNSGDAWLPLGLEVQSLASGGDYGWGNDNLYNISTYALGNTFKVYYSTAGNNLKQAIKIAEEASPVQNNAAAQCKIVLAQLMYEATTLYGDVPFSEAWVPEISYPKYDSQKDVLNGVIALLDDAINQIDESSALKISDYDIYYSGDLQKWKKLANSIKFKVYMVMADADPSVVSKIGDLLKDETVMISSASESWIHKYYSTENNENPKYRLFKTYTNGENQWFFANSNVFNYMDPQDPRIPRYFDKGPKATTYKAVGSEELADETTSLISSYLYRKDAPSLLLSYHELTLLKAEAYARGLGVTKDLSKANSLFKDGVKAACVFYGVSNGDATAFVNNTLKDLTTVADPLKEIHLQQWIDLMDRPMEGFVQWRRSGKDGNEVPKLTVPPGATAGPLIRRWTLSPDEISANPNIPNPAPKYYDKMWFDL, encoded by the coding sequence ATGAAATCAAATAAAATAAAAATATTGAGTATTTTGTTAGGAGCTGGTCTCTTGTTAACAACTTCCTCTTGTAGTAAATATCTTGATATTAATACAAGTCCGTTAACGGCGACAAAGGTTGAGCCGAAATTACTGTTCGGATATGCCGTTACTGCTTGGGATGCAAATAAAAATAGTGGTGATGCTTGGCTGCCTTTAGGTTTAGAGGTGCAAAGTTTGGCAAGTGGAGGGGATTATGGATGGGGGAATGATAATTTATACAATATAAGTACTTACGCTTTGGGAAATACCTTTAAGGTATATTATAGTACAGCGGGAAATAACTTAAAGCAGGCTATAAAAATTGCGGAGGAGGCTAGTCCCGTACAAAATAATGCTGCAGCGCAGTGCAAAATTGTACTTGCACAATTGATGTATGAGGCAACGACATTGTATGGCGATGTTCCCTTTAGTGAGGCTTGGGTACCTGAAATCTCATATCCCAAATATGATAGTCAAAAAGATGTTTTAAACGGAGTAATAGCGTTACTTGATGACGCTATTAATCAGATTGATGAATCAAGTGCATTGAAGATTTCAGACTATGATATTTATTATTCAGGAGATTTACAAAAATGGAAAAAACTGGCAAATTCCATAAAGTTTAAAGTATATATGGTGATGGCTGATGCTGACCCATCTGTTGTATCGAAGATCGGAGATCTTTTAAAAGATGAGACAGTTATGATTAGTTCAGCTTCAGAAAGCTGGATTCACAAATACTATTCAACTGAGAATAACGAAAATCCGAAGTACAGGTTGTTCAAAACCTACACTAATGGCGAAAATCAATGGTTTTTTGCTAATTCTAATGTATTCAATTATATGGATCCTCAGGATCCTCGGATCCCCAGGTATTTTGATAAGGGACCAAAAGCAACAACCTATAAGGCTGTTGGTTCTGAGGAGCTTGCTGATGAAACTACTTCATTAATAAGTAGCTATTTATATAGGAAAGATGCTCCTTCATTACTATTATCTTATCATGAATTAACTTTATTAAAAGCAGAAGCTTATGCAAGAGGACTTGGAGTGACAAAAGACTTAAGCAAAGCTAATTCACTATTTAAGGATGGAGTGAAGGCAGCTTGTGTTTTTTATGGAGTTTCTAATGGTGACGCGACCGCTTTTGTTAATAATACTTTAAAAGATCTGACTACTGTTGCGGATCCGTTAAAGGAAATACATTTGCAACAATGGATTGATTTAATGGACAGACCTATGGAAGGATTTGTACAGTGGAGACGTTCGGGAAAAGATGGAAATGAGGTGCCTAAATTAACAGTTCCTCCTGGGGCTACTGCAGGACCATTGATTAGAAGATGGACCCTTTCTCCAGATGAAATATCGGCAAATCCTAATATCCCAAATCCAGCTCCCAAATATTATGATAAGATGTGGTTTGATTTGTAA